The following are from one region of the Anomaloglossus baeobatrachus isolate aAnoBae1 chromosome 1, aAnoBae1.hap1, whole genome shotgun sequence genome:
- the LOC142306622 gene encoding uncharacterized protein LOC142306622, whose amino-acid sequence MSDRGSEVYVTRSHVSSSASRKSVSSAAIATARAKAEAAKVRAAFAEQELKLKTEKARLEADLAKLAVDTEAAAAEAEVQALEEAARSDSKSFRLRLGPELSHRDISQRTSDYVLKHTASDDHLHSAPRERLNPAIQPSTFIQQTSHVKHEGNSVHLTPSVSPAPKFVDSYYTANRPKMEDPDGDYHGDNVFDGNNNSLGPHHSNMYQDHPLRNQELPDFLKFFARRELLTKGLLKFNDRPESYRAWRASFRNATAGLDISANEEIDLLVKWLGNESAEHAKRIRDISINHPSKGLCLLWERLDECYGSSERIEESLFKRLEDFPKISNKSFHMLRELSDLLVELQVAKFEGDLPGLASLDAARGIKPIVNKLPYSLQEKWLNRGSDYKQRHNVPFPPFHVFVDFVRQQAKIRNDPSFDLSTADPINPRTGKPAPVRNPRGSPITVHKTNVSATDSSRKTHSTTEPEGSLTIDPDKECPLHKRPHPLQQCRSFRGKSLKDRRIFLRENNICYRCCASTSHLARDCNASITCSECNSQEHSTALHPEPAPQNSTHIDRLTEHGGEETDSTPPEVSPQCTQVCGEGLTNKSCSKICLVTVYPMGYREKAVKLYAILDDQSNRSLASSAFFDIFGIKGLSCSYSLKTCTGVSEESGRRATGYQIESLDGKTSLPLPTLIECNAIPNNREEIPTPEAALHHPHLRNIAHLIPALNSQAKLVLLLGRDIIRVHKVRKQINGPHNSPYAQKLDLGWVVIGDVCLGKVPKPNNIQSLYTNTLESGRPSFFLPCPNKFPVKENLTNSAHLDGGKDRYAMDELCDGDKDHLGCAVFQKTKEDYKRAHSIEDETFLEIMDQGFHKDENDSWVAPLPFKPQRPCLPNNKEMALKRLTYLKPSFSKKPEMEVHFFAFMDKIFKIPTDQNPADHATRAVSAPRLKDTNWLVGPAFLYQPVPTAHETHTHELFEPESDVELQPQVSTLSTTITNRHLDSSRFLRFSTWRSAYRASTCLIHVIRSFKNRQSRPAPCKGWHRCHKAYTVEELTQAKHAIICCVQHEAYTQTLESLRNHRSVPKDSPLKKLDPFVDTQGLLRVGGRISNAKLENDECTPIIVPHGHVAFLLVEHYHAQVRHQGRLITEGALREAGFWITGAKRLVSRVIFKCIICRKLRGSCQSQKMADLPADRLSTEPPFTNVGLDVFGPWSVVTRQTRGGHANSKRWAVLFTCLSIRAVHIEVIETMDTSSFINAFRRFISLRGHVKHIRSDRGSNFVGACGELKIPSNLDINQVKRRLSELGCTWTFNPPHSSHMGGVWERMIGIARRILDSIFLQLGPSKLTHETLTTFMAEVVAIMNARPLVPISNDPDDLSLLTPSTLLTQKFNVSMPTSGEFTTKDLYKSQWKRVQMLVDLFWTKWRKQYLSTLQTRYKWQDSRPNMKPGNVVLVKNTQSKRNEWPLGLVTKVFPSQDGQVRKVEIKIPKQSGKLFLRPVSELILLL is encoded by the coding sequence atgtcagatagaggatctgaagtttatgtaacacgctcccatgtaagctcgtcagcttcaaggaagtctgtgagcagcgctgcaattgccaccgccagggcgaaggcggaagccgccaaagtgagagctgcctttgctgaacaagagttgaaattaaagacagaaaaagcacgtctagaagccgaccttgcaaaacttgctgtagacacagaagcagcagcagcagaagctgaagtacaggctttagaagaagcagcacgcagcgacagtaaaagtttcaggttaaggctcggacccgaactcagtcatcgggatatctcacaacgcacttcAGACTACGTGCTAAAGCATACCGCATCAGACGACCAtctacattcagctccaagagagagacttaatcctgccattcagccatcaaccttcattcaacaaacatcccatgttaagcatgaaggtaattccgtccacctaacaccatcagtgtcacctgcacccaagtttgtagattcctaTTACACAGCGAACCGTCCCAAAATGGAGGACCCCGATGGTGACTATCATGGCGACAACGTATTTGATggcaacaataactcactgggacctcatcatagcaacatgtatcaggaccaccctctcagaaatcaagagctaccagatttcctcaagttcttcgcacgccgtgagttactcaccaaaggtcttttaaagtttaacgaccgtcctgaaagttacagagcgtggagagcttccttcagaaacgccacggccggcctggacatctctgccaatgaagagatcgatctcttggtcaagtggctaggaaacgaatcagcagaacatgcaaaacgcatcagggatatcagcatcaaccacccgagcaaaggtttgtgcctgttatgggagagacttgatgagtgctatggctcttcagagaggatagaagaatccctcttcaaaaggttggaggactttcccaagatctctaataagagctttcacatgctaagagaattgagcgacctcttggtagaactccaagtcgccaagtttgaaggagacctgccaggcctcgcgtccctagatgcagccagaggtattaaacccatagtgaataagttgccttacagtctgcaagagaaatggttgaaccggggttcagattacaaacaacgtcacaacgtgccgtttcctccattccatgtcttcgtagattttgtgcgccagcaagccaagatcaggaatgatcccagctttgacctttccaccgcagatcccatcaacccacgaacaggtaagcctgctccagtacgcaaccctcgaggctcacctatcactgtacacaaaactaatgtgtctgctacagattcatcacgcaagacccacagtacaacagaacctgaagggtcactaacaattgacccagacaaagagtgccccctacacaaaaggcctcacccactgcaacagtgcaggagttttagaggaaaatctcttaaagaccgtagaatcttcctcagagaaaacaacatatgttacagatgttgtgcatccacatctcacttagctagagactgcaatgccagtatcacttgttcggagtgtaacagtcaagagcacagcacagctctacacccaGAACCAGCCCCACAGAATTCCACGCACATCGACCGacttacagagcacggcggggaggagacagacagtacacctcctgaagtgtcaccccagtgcactcaagtttgtggagaaggtctcactaacaaatcctgctcaaagatctgtctggttacagtttaccctatgggctacagagaaaaagcggttaaactctatgctatactcgacgaccagagtaatagatcactcgccagctcagctttctttgacatctttggaatcaagggacttagctgctcctactcactgaaaacatgtacaggagtgagtgaagaatctggcaggagggcaacaggttatcaaatcgaatccctagatgggaagacatccttaccccttcctacattaatcgagtgcaatgccatcccgaacaatagagaagagatacccactccagaagcggcactacaccatccccatttgagaaacatagcgcatctcattcctgcacttaattcccaagccaagttggtccttttgctggggagagacatcatcagagttcacaaggtgaggaaacagataaacggtcctcataactcgccctacgctcagaagctagatctaggatgggtagttataggggacgtctgcctcGGAAAAGTTCCCAAGCCGAACAACATCCAATCTCTCTACACGAACACATTGGAGAGTGGCCGtccatcctttttcctaccctgccccaacaaattccCAGTGAAGGAAAATCTCACCAATTCAGCACACTTAGATGGTGGGAAAGACAGATACgccatggatgaattgtgcgacggagacaaagatcatctagggtgcgctgtctttcaaaagaccaaagaagattataaacgagcccattccattgaagatgagaccttcctggagataatggatcaaggatttcacaaggatgaaaacgacagctgggtggctccactaccattcaagccacaaagaccctgtcttcctaacaacaaagagatggcactaaagcgccttacctacttaaagccaagtttctcaaagaagccagaaatggaggtacatttctttgctttcatggacaaaatattcaaaataccaaccgaccaaaatcctgcagaccatgcgacCAGAGCGGTATCGGCACCACGCCTCAAAGACACTAACTGGCTAGTCGGACCTGCATTTCTGTATCAACCAGTACCCACTGCTCACGAGACACATACACATGAACTCTTCGAACCCGAATCAGATGTAGAGCTACAGCCTCAAGTTTCCACACTTAGCACAACGATCACCAACAGGCACCTTGATTCCAGCCGCTTCCTCAGATTCTCTACCTGGAGATCGGCCTACAGAGCCTCGACTTGCCTGATACATGTCATTagatcctttaaaaacagacaatcgagaccagctccatgcaaaggctggcatcgttgtcataaagcttacacagtggaagagctcacgcaagccaaacacgcaatcatctgttgtgtacagcatgaagcttatacccagactctagagtccctccggaaccacagaagtgtcccaaaagatagtccccttaaaaaactggacccgtttgtggatactcaaggactgctgagagtcgggggacgaatttcaaatgcaaagcttgaaaatgacgagtgtactccaatcattgttcctcacggccatgttgctttcctgctggttgagcattatcacgcacaggttagacatcaagggcgcttgataactgaaggagccctacgggaagcgggtttctggataacaggagctaagcgacttgtgagtagagtcatcttcaaatgtatcatctgcaggaaactccgtggttcttgtcaatcccaaaaaatggcagacctaccagcagaccgtttgagtaccgaacctccttttactaacgtgggcctcgatgtgtttggtccctggtcagttgtcacacgtcagactaggggaggacatgcaaacagcaagcgctgggccgtcttgttcacatgtttgagtattagagccgtacacatagaagtcattgagacaatggacacatccagcttcataaatgccttcagacgattcatttctctcagaggacatgtaaagcatatacgctctgacagaggatctaactttgtaggagcatgtggtgaactaaagattccctcaaatctggacattaaccaagtaaaaagacgtctttcagaactaggttgtacgtggacctttaacccaccgcactcatctcatatgggaggtgtgtgggagcgcatgatcggcatcgctcgcagaatcctcgattccatctttctgcaacttggtccttcgaagctcactcatgagactctaacaaccttcatggccgaggtagtagctataatgaacgccagaccactggttcccatatccaatgaccctgatgacctatctctgctcaccccttcaactctcctcacccagaagtTTAATGTGAGTATGCCGACTTCTGGAGAGTTTACTACAAAAGACTTGTACAAATCTCAATGGAAAAGAGTTCAAATGTTAGTAGACCTTTTCTGgactaagtggagaaaacaatatctctctacattacagacaagatacaaatggcaagatagtagacccaacatgaaacctgggaatgtcgtcctagtgaagaacactcagtctaaaaggaacgagtggcctctaggattggtaaccaaggtcttcccaagtcaagacggacaggtcaggaaagtggaaatcaagattcccaagcaaagtggaaagctgtttcttagacctgtatctgaacttattctattgctctag